In one Halosolutus amylolyticus genomic region, the following are encoded:
- a CDS encoding sodium:calcium antiporter translates to MIDVLVLLGLATGATLVVWKGSTWLEEAANTLAAGYGAPRVVQGAVIAAVGSSMPELVSVLVATLLHNEFELGVGAIVGSAVFNLLVIPGVAALVGGTMDTNRDLVYKEALFYMLAVAGLLLTFSLAVIYYPLSGGGLEGTVTRPLALFPLGLYVLYLFTQYLDLTESGQEPADVALLRTWGWFVLGLAFIVVGVEGLVRAAIGLGEAFGTPAFLWGMVVVAAGSSIPDAFVSVAAARGGRATVSLANVLGSNIFDLLVAVPLGVLVAGSLTITFPHIVPMMAFLILATIVFFTVMRTNMLLSEREAWTLLVLYGLFVGWIILESVGITSVVPN, encoded by the coding sequence ATGATCGACGTCCTCGTCCTCCTCGGGCTGGCGACGGGTGCCACGCTCGTCGTCTGGAAGGGAAGCACGTGGCTCGAGGAGGCGGCGAACACGCTCGCGGCCGGGTACGGGGCTCCGCGGGTCGTCCAGGGTGCGGTCATCGCGGCCGTCGGATCGAGCATGCCCGAACTGGTGAGCGTACTCGTCGCGACGCTGTTGCACAATGAGTTCGAACTCGGCGTCGGCGCGATCGTCGGCTCGGCGGTGTTCAACCTGCTGGTGATCCCTGGCGTGGCCGCGCTGGTCGGGGGGACGATGGACACGAACCGCGACCTGGTGTACAAGGAGGCGCTGTTCTACATGCTCGCGGTCGCGGGCCTCCTGCTGACGTTCTCGCTTGCGGTGATCTACTACCCGCTCTCGGGCGGTGGGCTCGAAGGGACGGTGACGCGCCCGCTGGCGCTGTTCCCGCTCGGGTTGTACGTGCTCTACCTGTTCACGCAGTACCTCGATCTCACCGAGAGCGGCCAGGAACCGGCTGACGTGGCCCTGCTCCGGACGTGGGGCTGGTTCGTCCTCGGCCTGGCGTTCATCGTCGTCGGCGTCGAGGGCCTCGTCCGGGCCGCGATCGGCCTCGGCGAGGCGTTCGGCACCCCCGCGTTCCTCTGGGGGATGGTCGTCGTCGCCGCCGGGTCGAGCATCCCCGACGCGTTCGTCAGTGTGGCCGCCGCCCGCGGCGGTCGGGCGACCGTCAGCCTCGCGAACGTCCTCGGGAGCAACATCTTCGACCTGCTGGTCGCGGTCCCGCTCGGGGTCCTCGTGGCCGGCTCCCTGACGATCACGTTCCCCCACATCGTGCCGATGATGGCGTTCCTGATCCTCGCGACGATCGTCTTCTTCACCGTCATGCGAACGAACATGCTCCTCTCCGAGCGCGAGGCCTGGACGTTGCTCGTGCTGTACGGCCTGTTCGTCGGCTGGATCATCCTCGAGAGCGTCGGGATAACGTCGGTCGTTCCGAACTGA
- a CDS encoding tRNA pseudouridine(54/55) synthase Pus10 produces the protein MLTDDARALLATGPVCDSCLGRPFAERSFGLTNVERGRALRTTVAMEDDADFDPVVPEECWVCEGYCGTFDAIAETIVDTLDGIEFDTYQVGSQVPPLIEENERLLREDADLDPEAGESIKREVNREVGRRVGAATGAEVGFERPDVLAVVDLEGFDPFAVLDGDDVTSHAIDLQVNPAFVYGRYRKLERDIPQTEWPCRECGGSGVQLGDDGEVDCEYCGGSGYMYDTSVEQVVRPHVVDAMDGDEGTFHGAGREDVDARMLGEGRPFVLEVKRPRKRDPDPAELEREINEATEGSVEVEGLRLATYEMVERVKEHDASKRYRADVEFADPIDEEAFDGALETLDGATVEQYTPQRVDHRRANLTRERIVHAIEGDLRAPTEAEVRVHGEGGLYIKELISSDDGRTEPSLAGLLDTDAEVTALDVTGVEGEDEPFELEAYFRDEPRAETEDAVEATD, from the coding sequence ATGCTTACCGACGACGCCCGTGCGCTGCTGGCGACGGGGCCGGTCTGTGACTCCTGTCTGGGCCGCCCCTTCGCCGAGCGGAGTTTCGGGCTGACAAACGTCGAGCGCGGCCGGGCGCTGCGAACGACGGTCGCGATGGAAGACGACGCGGACTTCGACCCCGTCGTCCCCGAGGAGTGCTGGGTCTGCGAGGGCTACTGTGGCACCTTCGACGCGATCGCCGAGACGATCGTCGACACGCTCGACGGCATCGAGTTCGACACCTACCAGGTGGGGTCACAGGTGCCGCCATTGATCGAGGAGAACGAGCGCCTCCTCCGGGAGGACGCCGACCTCGATCCGGAGGCCGGCGAGTCGATCAAGCGCGAGGTGAACCGCGAGGTCGGCCGTCGCGTCGGCGCGGCGACGGGTGCCGAGGTCGGGTTCGAACGCCCGGACGTGCTCGCGGTCGTCGACCTCGAGGGGTTCGATCCGTTCGCCGTCCTCGACGGGGACGACGTGACGAGCCACGCGATCGATCTGCAGGTCAACCCGGCGTTCGTCTACGGCCGGTATCGGAAACTCGAGCGGGACATCCCGCAGACGGAGTGGCCCTGCCGGGAGTGTGGCGGCAGCGGCGTCCAGCTGGGCGACGACGGCGAAGTGGACTGCGAGTACTGCGGCGGCTCTGGGTACATGTACGATACCAGCGTCGAGCAGGTCGTCCGGCCGCACGTCGTCGACGCGATGGACGGCGACGAGGGCACCTTCCACGGCGCGGGCCGCGAGGACGTCGACGCCCGGATGCTCGGCGAGGGCCGGCCGTTCGTCCTCGAGGTCAAACGCCCGCGCAAACGCGATCCCGATCCGGCCGAACTCGAACGTGAAATCAACGAGGCCACCGAGGGGAGCGTCGAGGTCGAGGGGCTCCGACTGGCGACCTACGAGATGGTCGAGCGCGTCAAGGAACACGACGCGAGCAAGCGCTACCGCGCGGACGTCGAATTCGCCGACCCGATCGACGAGGAGGCGTTCGACGGCGCACTCGAGACGCTCGACGGGGCCACGGTCGAGCAGTACACGCCCCAGCGGGTCGATCACCGACGGGCGAACCTGACCCGCGAACGGATCGTCCACGCGATCGAGGGCGACCTCCGCGCGCCGACCGAAGCCGAGGTGCGGGTCCACGGCGAGGGCGGCCTCTACATCAAGGAACTGATCAGCAGCGACGACGGCCGGACCGAGCCGAGTCTGGCCGGCCTCCTCGACACGGACGCCGAGGTGACGGCGCTCGACGTCACCGGCGTCGAGGGCGAGGACGAACCGTTCGAACTCGAGGCGTACTTCCGAGACGAGCCGCGTGCCGAAACCGAGGACGCCGTCGAAGCGACCGACTGA
- a CDS encoding preprotein translocase subunit SecD translates to MNVKDTIVSNWRVLLLLVFVAFALFALFVPGGVFAEQSTADEQAANESVQADDGGLTNLVYGLGLDGGTRISAPVVGVTAENVELTDSADPGTLESDVAAELDVEATDVRVERADDGSYTAEVFVKNVSTDDLAGALDSADSAADHGEVRDGVTQSTRDDTVQAIDSKINEAGLSGGDVSERSGTTPQIVVEVPDRGDDMNEQELRELLTERGVVTVVAYYPENGTQVNETVLERDDFESIGFASYDEQRDQHYVSVTLTDEAASEYQSKMNEYGFTGEGVGQCQIHDRQAGEFDFDHEGDRWCLVTEVDGEPVDAHSMGGDLARGMQDGTFENDPSFRMIVPSQEDAYSLSVNLRAGSLPAPLDFEKGEVFSITPALADDYKIYSLFIGLLSVLTVSGVVYLRYTNARVAAPMILTALSEVVILLGFVALIRMPLDLSHIAGFIAVVGTGVDDLVIIADEVMDEGDVSSRRVFESRFRKAFWVIGAAAATTIIAMSPLAVLSLGDLQGFAIVTILGVLVGVLVTRPAYGDILEHLLTDR, encoded by the coding sequence ATGAACGTCAAGGACACGATCGTCTCGAACTGGCGCGTCCTGCTGTTGCTCGTCTTCGTGGCGTTCGCACTGTTCGCGCTGTTCGTCCCCGGCGGCGTCTTCGCCGAACAGAGTACCGCGGACGAGCAGGCGGCGAACGAGAGCGTACAGGCCGACGACGGCGGCTTGACGAACCTCGTCTACGGACTGGGACTCGACGGCGGGACCCGGATCAGCGCGCCCGTCGTCGGCGTGACCGCCGAAAACGTCGAACTGACCGACTCTGCCGATCCGGGCACGCTCGAGAGCGACGTGGCCGCGGAACTCGACGTCGAGGCGACGGACGTCCGCGTCGAACGCGCCGACGACGGCAGCTACACCGCCGAGGTGTTCGTGAAGAACGTCTCCACCGACGATCTTGCTGGCGCGCTCGACAGCGCTGACAGCGCGGCCGACCACGGCGAGGTCCGGGACGGCGTCACGCAGTCGACGCGCGACGACACGGTTCAGGCGATCGATTCGAAGATCAACGAGGCCGGACTGTCGGGCGGCGACGTCTCGGAACGTTCCGGCACCACACCACAGATCGTCGTCGAGGTCCCCGATCGGGGCGACGACATGAACGAACAGGAACTGCGGGAACTGCTCACCGAGCGGGGCGTCGTGACGGTCGTCGCGTACTACCCCGAGAACGGGACGCAGGTCAACGAGACCGTCCTCGAACGGGACGACTTCGAGTCGATCGGTTTCGCGTCGTACGACGAGCAGCGGGACCAGCACTACGTCTCCGTCACGCTCACCGACGAGGCCGCCTCGGAGTACCAGTCGAAGATGAATGAGTACGGCTTCACCGGCGAAGGCGTCGGCCAGTGTCAGATTCACGACCGACAGGCCGGCGAGTTCGACTTCGACCACGAGGGCGATCGGTGGTGCCTGGTCACCGAGGTCGACGGCGAACCCGTCGACGCCCACAGTATGGGGGGCGACCTCGCACGGGGAATGCAGGACGGCACGTTCGAGAACGATCCATCGTTCCGGATGATCGTCCCGTCCCAGGAAGACGCCTACTCGCTGTCAGTCAACCTCCGCGCGGGCAGTCTGCCCGCGCCGCTGGACTTCGAGAAGGGAGAGGTGTTCTCGATCACCCCCGCGCTGGCCGACGACTACAAGATCTACTCGCTGTTCATCGGCCTGCTCTCGGTGCTGACGGTCAGCGGCGTGGTCTACCTGCGGTACACGAACGCCCGGGTCGCCGCGCCGATGATCCTCACCGCCCTGTCGGAGGTGGTGATCCTGCTCGGGTTCGTCGCGCTGATACGCATGCCGCTGGATCTCTCCCACATCGCGGGGTTCATCGCCGTCGTCGGGACGGGGGTGGACGACCTCGTCATCATCGCCGACGAGGTGATGGACGAGGGCGACGTCAGTTCGCGGCGGGTGTTCGAGTCGCGCTTCCGCAAGGCGTTCTGGGTCATCGGCGCCGCCGCGGCGACGACGATCATCGCCATGTCGCCCCTGGCCGTGCTCAGCCTCGGCGACCTCCAGGGCTTTGCGATCGTCACGATCCTCGGCGTCCTCGTCGGGGTGCTCGTCACTCGACCGGCCTACGGTGACATCCTGGAACACCTCCTGACCGATCGCTGA
- a CDS encoding HVO_A0556 family zinc finger protein yields MAKSQSSQSGGQEAQLLSMLASRSCPHCPDGELEQGVYKDNRAIVCDTCETPRVQLW; encoded by the coding sequence ATGGCGAAATCACAGTCCTCGCAGTCCGGCGGGCAGGAAGCGCAGTTGCTGTCGATGCTCGCGAGCCGGTCGTGCCCCCACTGTCCGGACGGCGAACTCGAGCAGGGAGTCTACAAGGACAACCGGGCGATCGTCTGTGACACGTGCGAGACGCCCCGCGTACAGCTCTGGTAG
- a CDS encoding NUDIX hydrolase translates to MSRDPLAWETLDRRVAYTCPGFDVVNESVRLPDGTETDFDYLSEPASVCVLPFTPDGDVVCIEEWRQAVDRVSHGLPVGGTEPDDDDLEAAARRELAEETGYEADRLEPLTTVEPANGIADVVLHFFVAHGCRPTAEQRLDHNESIRVSTMPFEELLEAVRKGTIRDGRAVLGVSYYHLFGDG, encoded by the coding sequence ATGTCGAGAGATCCGCTCGCCTGGGAGACGCTCGATCGACGGGTAGCCTACACCTGTCCGGGGTTCGACGTGGTTAACGAGTCCGTTCGCCTGCCCGATGGAACTGAAACCGACTTCGACTACCTCTCGGAACCGGCCAGCGTCTGCGTCCTCCCGTTTACCCCCGACGGCGACGTCGTCTGTATCGAGGAGTGGCGACAGGCCGTCGACCGCGTCAGCCACGGCCTCCCCGTCGGCGGCACCGAACCCGACGACGACGACCTCGAGGCCGCCGCCCGCCGCGAACTCGCCGAGGAAACCGGTTACGAAGCCGATCGGCTCGAACCGCTGACCACGGTCGAACCGGCGAACGGCATCGCCGACGTCGTTCTGCACTTCTTCGTCGCGCACGGCTGTCGCCCGACCGCCGAGCAGCGACTGGATCACAACGAAAGCATCCGAGTCTCGACGATGCCGTTCGAGGAGTTGCTCGAGGCGGTGCGCAAGGGGACGATTCGCGACGGCCGGGCGGTTCTCGGCGTCTCCTACTATCACCTGTTCGGCGACGGGTGA
- the trmY gene encoding tRNA (pseudouridine(54)-N(1))-methyltransferase TrmY yields MRQFVLIAHDVPTEPDFSLDDLAGGAGRLDALCRSITASFVTSHGIREDVRTHLVVQDELTISFDGSELRRLNPDERSTAALVRTALEHRDEAIGALPAEPSPGIEVYRRGFEATLDDLASEGPIVQLHEDGEAIADVDELSDPIFVLSDHRDFTDAEAATLEERVDRRLRLGPELLHADQAITVAHHYLDTAGYAEF; encoded by the coding sequence ATGCGCCAGTTCGTACTCATCGCCCACGACGTCCCCACGGAGCCCGACTTCTCGCTCGACGACCTCGCCGGCGGCGCCGGACGGCTCGACGCCCTCTGCCGATCGATCACCGCCTCGTTCGTCACCTCCCACGGGATCCGCGAGGACGTCCGCACCCATCTCGTCGTGCAGGACGAACTCACGATCAGTTTCGACGGGAGCGAACTGCGGCGGCTGAACCCCGACGAGCGCTCCACCGCGGCGCTGGTGCGCACGGCACTGGAGCACCGCGACGAGGCGATCGGCGCGCTCCCGGCCGAACCCAGCCCCGGCATCGAGGTCTATCGCCGCGGCTTCGAGGCTACGCTCGACGACCTCGCGAGCGAGGGGCCGATCGTCCAGCTCCACGAGGACGGCGAGGCGATCGCCGACGTCGACGAGTTGTCCGATCCGATCTTCGTGCTGTCCGACCACCGGGATTTCACCGACGCGGAGGCGGCCACGCTGGAGGAGCGGGTCGATCGACGGCTCCGACTGGGTCCCGAACTGTTGCACGCCGACCAGGCGATTACCGTGGCCCACCACTACCTGGATACCGCCGGGTACGCGGAGTTTTGA
- the tgtA gene encoding tRNA guanosine(15) transglycosylase TgtA, whose protein sequence is MRECFELRETDAGGRIGDLTVPRADVTVETPALLPVINPNLDTISPRRLAEEFGAEILITNSYIIYGTDDVRERALEDGLHDLLDFPGAIMTDSGSFQLSEYGEIDVTTEEILEFQHAIGSDIGTPVDIPTPPDVSREQAERELDTTQERLEIAEDVDTGEMLVNAPVQGSTYPDLRERAGREADATDLDVFPVGAVVPLMNDYRYDDMVDVVAGAKRGLGADAPVHLFGAGHPMMFALAVAMGCDLFDSAAYALYARDDRYLTVRGTRHLDDLEYLPCSCPVCLEHSPDDLRALPDREREEELAAHNLHATFAEIRRIKEAIRAGNLLELVEQRARAHPAMLDGYRALLDHAAQLERTDPVSKGSFFYTSHESARRPEVLRHHQRLDRLAVPDSLLLTEGRSADGSGFDDSWRVEPPFGPFPRALSKSYPLTAEVPDRTDRSALAAAADGVARLVDANPESEFALAHRGWPADVLDRVPDGVALIDLADDRA, encoded by the coding sequence ATGCGCGAGTGCTTCGAACTCCGGGAGACGGACGCAGGCGGCCGAATCGGCGACCTCACGGTGCCGCGTGCCGACGTCACCGTCGAGACCCCCGCCCTCCTGCCGGTGATCAATCCGAATCTGGACACGATCAGCCCCCGCCGACTCGCCGAGGAGTTCGGTGCCGAGATCCTCATCACGAACTCCTACATCATCTACGGCACCGACGACGTTCGCGAACGGGCCCTCGAGGACGGCCTGCACGATCTGCTCGATTTCCCCGGCGCGATCATGACCGACTCTGGCTCGTTCCAGCTTTCCGAATACGGCGAGATCGACGTCACCACCGAGGAGATCCTCGAGTTCCAGCACGCGATCGGCTCGGACATCGGAACGCCGGTCGACATCCCGACGCCGCCGGACGTCTCCCGCGAGCAGGCCGAACGGGAACTCGATACCACCCAGGAGCGCCTCGAGATCGCGGAAGACGTCGACACGGGCGAGATGCTCGTCAACGCTCCCGTCCAGGGATCGACCTACCCGGACCTCCGGGAGCGGGCCGGCCGGGAGGCCGACGCAACCGATCTCGACGTCTTCCCCGTCGGTGCCGTCGTGCCGCTGATGAACGACTACCGGTACGACGACATGGTCGACGTCGTCGCCGGCGCAAAACGGGGACTGGGCGCAGATGCGCCGGTCCACCTCTTCGGTGCCGGCCACCCGATGATGTTCGCACTCGCCGTCGCGATGGGCTGTGACCTCTTCGATTCCGCCGCATACGCCCTGTACGCCCGCGACGATCGCTACCTCACCGTGCGCGGCACTCGCCATCTCGACGACCTGGAGTACCTCCCGTGCTCCTGTCCGGTCTGTCTCGAACACTCTCCCGACGACCTCCGGGCGCTGCCCGACCGGGAGCGCGAGGAGGAACTGGCCGCACACAACCTCCACGCCACCTTCGCGGAGATCCGCCGGATCAAGGAGGCCATCCGCGCGGGGAACCTCCTCGAACTCGTCGAACAGCGCGCTCGCGCTCATCCCGCCATGCTCGACGGCTACCGCGCCCTGCTCGATCACGCGGCCCAGCTAGAGCGCACCGACCCCGTCTCGAAAGGCTCGTTCTTCTACACCTCCCACGAGAGCGCTCGCCGGCCCGAAGTGCTCCGGCACCACCAGCGCCTCGATCGACTGGCCGTCCCCGACTCGCTGTTGCTCACGGAAGGACGATCGGCCGACGGGAGCGGGTTCGACGACTCGTGGCGCGTCGAGCCACCGTTCGGCCCCTTCCCGCGGGCGCTCTCGAAGAGCTACCCGCTCACCGCCGAGGTCCCGGACCGAACCGATCGATCGGCCCTCGCGGCCGCGGCGGATGGGGTCGCACGACTCGTCGACGCGAACCCGGAAAGCGAGTTCGCGCTCGCTCACCGGGGGTGGCCCGCGGACGTGCTCGATCGCGTCCCGGACGGCGTCGCGCTGATCGACCTGGCGGACGACCGCGCCTGA
- a CDS encoding DUF7511 domain-containing protein gives MTTDSDIEPRRPTEPTTDLDHVTIENEDAPDECAIFPHESSDLDQMTNWIVAHDDSFVDLTTMR, from the coding sequence ATGACGACCGACTCCGACATCGAGCCCCGACGGCCGACCGAACCGACGACCGACCTCGATCACGTCACGATCGAGAACGAGGACGCCCCCGACGAGTGTGCCATCTTTCCCCACGAGTCGAGCGACCTCGACCAGATGACCAACTGGATCGTGGCCCACGACGACTCGTTCGTCGATCTCACCACGATGCGCTAG
- the rnhB gene encoding ribonuclease HII yields the protein MPFSVDEAGKGPAIGSMFAAAIWLENPDALPDGIADSKRLAPDRREELAATLRADDRVRVGVAEITTDRIDDPATDMNSLTVRAHADAIETAVPDDHGSSADVPSGLCDACDTDADRFAGRVTDACAVPVDVDARHGADDDSRLVGAASIVAKVERDAHVARLAEQYGPIGSGYPSDPTTREFLERYVADHGELPPVARASWSTCEDVLADAEQTGLGQFSSASSIDP from the coding sequence ATGCCATTCAGCGTCGACGAAGCGGGGAAGGGGCCGGCGATCGGGTCGATGTTCGCGGCCGCGATCTGGCTCGAGAACCCCGACGCGCTCCCGGACGGGATCGCCGACTCGAAGCGACTCGCGCCCGATCGACGAGAGGAACTGGCCGCCACGCTCCGCGCGGACGATCGGGTCCGCGTCGGCGTCGCCGAGATCACGACCGATCGGATCGACGACCCAGCGACGGACATGAACTCCCTGACGGTGCGAGCCCACGCCGACGCGATCGAGACGGCCGTCCCCGACGATCACGGCTCCAGCGCCGACGTCCCGTCCGGTCTCTGTGACGCCTGCGACACCGACGCCGATCGGTTCGCGGGCCGTGTGACCGACGCCTGTGCGGTCCCGGTCGACGTCGACGCGAGACACGGCGCGGACGACGACTCTCGACTCGTCGGCGCGGCCAGCATCGTCGCCAAGGTCGAACGCGACGCCCACGTCGCCCGACTGGCCGAGCAGTACGGCCCGATCGGGAGCGGCTACCCGAGCGATCCGACCACCCGCGAGTTCCTCGAGCGCTACGTCGCCGACCACGGCGAGTTGCCGCCCGTCGCCCGCGCGTCGTGGTCGACCTGCGAGGACGTCCTCGCCGACGCGGAACAGACGGGTCTCGGGCAGTTCTCGAGCGCGTCGTCGATCGATCCGTAG
- a CDS encoding metal-dependent hydrolase, whose amino-acid sequence MWPWGHLAVAYLLYTASTRFRFDRPPRAWPLLALAVGTQFPDLVDKPLAWSVGILPGGRTFTHSLLVAALFVPAITAVAIHLDRREVGVAFALGYVTHLFTDVPPSVFAGDLAGVAYLAWPLVDQPPEDPVGGLLDAILHYYAMGPYEVFQLGLFVVAALVWYRDGRPGLERLWSSIERLETRVRS is encoded by the coding sequence ATGTGGCCCTGGGGACACCTCGCCGTCGCGTACCTCCTGTATACCGCCAGCACGAGGTTCCGGTTCGATCGACCGCCGCGTGCGTGGCCCCTCCTCGCCCTCGCCGTCGGCACCCAGTTTCCCGACCTGGTCGACAAACCCCTCGCGTGGTCGGTCGGCATCCTGCCCGGCGGCCGGACGTTCACCCACTCGCTGCTGGTCGCCGCGTTGTTCGTTCCCGCGATAACAGCGGTCGCGATCCACCTCGATCGGCGTGAGGTCGGCGTCGCGTTCGCCCTGGGATACGTCACGCACCTCTTTACGGACGTTCCGCCATCGGTGTTCGCCGGGGATCTCGCCGGGGTCGCGTACCTCGCGTGGCCCCTCGTCGACCAGCCCCCGGAGGACCCCGTCGGCGGCCTCCTCGACGCCATCCTCCACTACTACGCGATGGGGCCGTACGAGGTGTTCCAGCTGGGCCTGTTCGTCGTCGCCGCGCTGGTCTGGTATCGCGACGGCCGGCCCGGTCTCGAACGCCTGTGGTCGTCGATCGAGCGACTCGAAACCCGGGTCCGGTCCTGA
- a CDS encoding PadR family transcriptional regulator, which translates to MDQLTGFQRDLLYVIAGKDRPSGQEILDDINHYIDQPVTHGRLYPNLDTLVEKELVEKGQLDRRTNYYALTPKGRRELQRRQEWVDQYVDV; encoded by the coding sequence ATGGATCAGCTAACCGGATTCCAGCGTGACTTGCTGTACGTCATCGCGGGCAAGGACCGACCGTCAGGCCAGGAGATTCTCGACGACATCAACCACTACATCGACCAGCCGGTCACCCACGGCCGGCTGTATCCGAATCTCGACACCCTCGTCGAGAAGGAACTCGTCGAGAAAGGCCAACTCGATCGGCGGACGAACTACTACGCACTGACCCCGAAAGGGCGACGTGAACTGCAACGACGCCAGGAGTGGGTCGACCAGTACGTCGACGTCTAG
- a CDS encoding S1C family serine protease → MDETRLSRRRLLSAAGAGLAGAVAGCTEPRADNSIEGTSSHEIDRGNLADGSVYTEVYETLIDSVTQVRAFGVNDPVTGEEGRGQGSGFVVDDSHVVTNQHVVAGAEDADLQYINGDWTSTRLVGTDYYSDLAVLEADHVPDAATPLSLADDRPVVGQQVAAIGNPYGLEGSMSTGIVSGVERTLSPPGRQFSFSDVVQTDAAVNPGNSGGPLVDLDGDVIGVVNATSGENIGFAISASLTSRVVPSLIEDGSYDHPYMGIGLRTVDRLVAEENDLSEATGVILTDVFAGEAAAAAGLRGSDGAVEHRGELIPVGGDVVRALDGEPIPDRHALSTFLALETSPGDTITVDYWRDGADRSTELTLGARPEV, encoded by the coding sequence ATGGACGAGACGCGATTGAGTCGGCGCAGACTGCTCTCCGCGGCGGGTGCTGGGCTTGCCGGTGCCGTCGCCGGCTGTACCGAGCCCCGGGCGGACAACTCGATCGAGGGCACCTCGTCGCACGAGATCGATCGGGGGAACCTCGCCGACGGCTCCGTTTACACCGAGGTCTACGAGACGCTGATCGACTCGGTCACCCAGGTTCGGGCCTTCGGCGTCAACGATCCGGTCACCGGGGAAGAGGGGCGTGGACAGGGGTCCGGCTTCGTCGTCGACGACAGTCACGTCGTCACCAACCAGCACGTCGTCGCCGGGGCCGAGGACGCCGACCTCCAGTACATCAACGGCGACTGGACGAGCACGCGACTCGTCGGGACCGACTACTACAGCGACCTCGCGGTTCTCGAGGCCGACCACGTCCCCGACGCCGCGACGCCGCTCTCGCTCGCCGACGATCGCCCCGTCGTCGGCCAGCAGGTCGCCGCGATCGGCAACCCCTACGGACTCGAGGGGTCGATGTCGACGGGGATCGTCAGCGGCGTCGAACGGACGCTGAGTCCGCCCGGCCGACAGTTCTCCTTCTCCGACGTGGTCCAGACCGACGCGGCCGTCAATCCCGGCAACAGCGGCGGCCCGCTCGTCGATCTGGACGGCGACGTGATCGGCGTCGTCAACGCGACCAGCGGGGAGAACATCGGCTTCGCCATCTCGGCATCCCTGACGAGTCGCGTCGTGCCGTCGCTCATCGAGGACGGATCGTACGACCACCCCTACATGGGAATCGGGCTCCGGACGGTCGATCGACTCGTCGCCGAAGAGAACGACCTCTCGGAGGCGACCGGCGTCATCCTCACCGACGTCTTCGCGGGCGAAGCCGCCGCGGCGGCCGGCCTCCGGGGAAGCGACGGGGCCGTCGAGCACCGCGGCGAACTCATCCCGGTCGGCGGCGACGTCGTCCGCGCGCTAGACGGCGAACCGATCCCGGATCGGCACGCGCTGTCGACGTTCCTCGCACTCGAGACCAGTCCCGGCGACACGATTACCGTCGACTACTGGCGCGACGGCGCCGATCGATCGACGGAGTTGACGCTCGGGGCGCGGCCCGAGGTGTAG
- a CDS encoding DUF7563 family protein codes for MPICTQCKTPVSIDFARVYGDDGTVDWCPRCRTE; via the coding sequence ATGCCGATCTGTACGCAGTGTAAAACCCCGGTCTCGATCGATTTCGCGCGCGTCTACGGTGACGACGGGACCGTCGACTGGTGTCCGCGGTGTCGAACCGAGTGA